Genomic window (Phragmites australis chromosome 5, lpPhrAust1.1, whole genome shotgun sequence):
TATGCACATTCTGATATGGGTTCTTCATCTGCTGTTAGCTATCAAGCGATTCAGTGTGAGTGAGTTGGTCAGAAGAGTTTCCCGGCGAAGTCTTTGATGTCCTCGTCCTTGAACGACGCCGACGCCATCCGCCTGAACTGCTTAAGGTCCGACGTGCTCCGGCCGAGCAGCAGCGCCACCTTGGTCTCGAACACCTCGCCGTTCTCCCTCCGCTCGGCGTCGGCCTCGCCGAGCGTGGCTTCGATGTCCTCCTGCAGCTTGTGGTAGAACCCCGCGCAGTTGCGGAGCAGCTCGAACACCATGCCCACCTGCCCGCCGTGCTCCACCgtgttcgccgccgccgccagcgcgcCGCCGAGGATGGCCACGCCGGAGGCCCAGGAACCGACTTCTCCAGCGCCAATGAAGGCCGCAGCTAGCGCGGCAGTGCTGGCGAGCACGGGTCCGGCCACGGCGAGGCCGCGGTTGAGGTTGAGGACCAGCTTGCCGACCGTCAGGTACTGGTGCTCGTCCTTGGCCTTGAGCACGCGTAGGAGGCCGCGCATCTCGTCCTCGAGGTCCTGGCTCCAGCCGTTGCCGTTGCCGCCGCGCCGGACGGAACTCTTGGACTTCGTCTTGAGCTGCTGTTGCTGGCGACGGCGCGGCCACCACCGGGCGGCCTCGACGGTCTTGGGGAACTTGTCAAGCATGCCGGGGAGCAGCGGCAGCGGGTACGCCGCGTCGAGCGCCAGCACCCTGTCCATGGCCTCCTGGACGTCGGCACTCGCCAACGGCGTCCTGAGGTCGAGCGCGGCGCGGACGTCGCGCTCGAGCTGCCTCCAGAGCCGCGTGGCGTTGCGCTGCTCCTCGGCGAGCTGCGACGGCTGGATCTTGTTGACCGCGGCCATCGTGACGGCGGCCGTGGCGAGGAGGGCCCCCGTGGAGGCCTTGAGCGCGACTATGCTCGTCGGCGCGGCGGGGGCGAGCGCGGCCATGACGGAGGCGGCGAGCGCGAGGGAGTTAGTGGAATGGAGTAGCAGGTGGTTCCAGTTGTCCCGCTGCCTGCCGATGATGTCGTGCATCTCGGCGcggtccgccgccgcctcggcgaTCGCGCGGAGCTTCTCGACCGCCTTGGCCGCGCCGTACTCCGCGGGCGCCGCCGACGTGGCCGTCGTCGGGATCCAGTCCAGCTTGAGTCCGAGGCCACCGTCCGCCGTGCTTAGACCGGTAGGAGCGCGCAGGGCCGCGCGGCAGCGAGCGGCGGAGCTCCGGCGCGGCCGCGTGGCGCAAGACGtcgtcgacgacgacgacaacgacGAGGCCGTCAAGAAGAGACGCTGAGCTTGGAGAGCAGCCATGCCGTCAAGATCTGACCGTTGTGCGTCCCAAGTTAGATCTCCTTGGCGGATTGCGACTGCTTTCTCACTCGAGTCGATTGGGAAGGCGAAGTGGATTCTTGGGGAGTGTGAGGGGAACGAGAGAATGTGAGGTGGGCTTGGAGGATGCGCTGGGATGGGAGCGAGGTGGTATTTATAGGAAGAAGGGTGATAAGTTTGACCGGGGGATGTGAAGGGTAGTTGGATCAATTCCCCTTCTTGGACGCGTCCAAGGAGACCGTTTCTGTCTACGGCAAGTTGGTCCGTACAGTCCATGTCCATGGGTTACTCGCTTGGTTTTCTTTTCACTCGGTTTTCATCTGAATGAATCGTCTCAGACACAAAATACGGCCCTTTTTTATGGGTATGGATTCAAAATTTCaaatctctcaaattcaaactaTAATAAAAAACTCCTCCACATCTCCCTCCCATTCTTATCGTCTTCAGCCACTCAACGCTGCCAGATCCATCACCCACCTCCAACCTTGATGTGAATGGGGATGAGTTCAATTTTATTGGGTCAACCCAAAGCTCAACCAGTGGTGGGTCCAATATTTTTACAATTGATGTATATAGCTAAAAAACTTTGTTCAACAACCATAAAATGGTGAAGTGCGGTAGTGAGACAAAATCAAGAGAGGATGAATGGTCTATTTAGTCCGAATACAAAATGTAATTCCAAAATTTTAACAATTACTGACATCTACAAATATTACATATGATATATagtgatttttttgcaaaaaaatgagCTGACATATGTATATCCATGCCCCCACATAGACCCACCACTGAGGCTAACTAAAAATACACTCTTTCCCAGGttattttttcttagatttaGAGGCCAAATAAACTAGAGTGATTAACCTAACTACCTAATGTTTTGCGAACTTACATCCTTAATTATTAACTGCGTGGTCATCAACCTTAAAATCCGATACCTAATGCTTTGCAAAAGCTGAAAATAGACAGCACTTTCTCACATAAATCATTTGAATGAAGCACCTCAATGCAAATGCAAGCACCTGCATTGGAAATGGTCCTAACATCATTTCTCTCTAATCGTGGGGTGTTACATCACGGTCACGTAGAAAGCATATGCCACCTACAACAGATCATCTTCATAAATCGTACTAGTTGTATCATACCCCAGACAGAAAAGGCCttcatttgtttgtttgttttcttttcaggCAAATGCCCATATTTCTTCACCATTGTGCAGTTGTTTTCGTAATATTTCCTTCTTTGTCAAATAGATAACGATACGTGTGCAGTCAACTTTTAGAAACTTCAAtcattaatataattaaaagtATTAAACTTGTCATATAAAAATAGTATTAGTATATTTgtaatgaaaaataattttgactgactatatttttaaataatttagaTAACAAATACTTATAAAAACGATAAAAGACATGTATCGGAGACCAAACCGTTGTCCTAGACGACTTGTAAAAAAGAAGGGACCCGGTAACACCCTGTCTCTTTTAATTCGCAAATCTttcggcatgcatgcatgcatgacgcGCGAGATGAGATGTGAAGGCAAACCCACTAGTGGTTCCGGCTGGCCAGATCTACACTGCATGCATGGAGCGCAGATCGACACGGTTGTTGGAGACCAACAGCTCGATGCCGTGTTATGCCCAGTGTGGCCGCAGCGCTGGGCTGGCCAAGCTCTGAACCCTTTCCCAACGGTGAGTCCGTACGCACGTTCAGTGCAGGCGTCGTAGGCGCAGGTGACTGCCGCCTGCTCATCAGCTTCCCGAGCTTGATGTCTCTTGCACAGACGGAAGGAACACACCGGTTAACACTAAGATCGTGTTTGGTTCGGGCTTTTGTAACGTAATATGGTTACAACGGTAACCGATTCTATTAAGCCGCGTTTGTTTTAGCTCCTCCGTAATCGAATCACACCGTAATGGGATACAGGCATGTGAAAACCTCGTACCGCTCCCACCTAGGTGTAATTAGATTTTGTTGCCCGTGGTCGTCAAGATTCGACAACGGGGGACACGGACTCTAAGCAAGCAGAGGCGCAAGTAGCGATTCCTCTTCCCGGTACTAATAGCCTTTAAAAAAATTGTCTTATATGATAAAAGCCAAAACATCATTATAGGTCTAATTTTTGTCATAAAATATCTTTTGTGATAGAAAAATGAGTGTCATATATCGACCGTTGCTAAATATAACTTGGAacattttttacaaaattcgtcataatttttttaagacgATGATCTGGATGTCATAATATATGCACATTTTGTGACGCGAAAATATATCAAAAAAGGTGGTCAACTTGCCACAAATAGCTCCATTTCATCGCAAAAGGTGGGCCAGGTAACCATGGGGTTAAGGTTTTTTTGGGACGAAATGCATTGTCATAATATATATTCACATTTTGTGATACAAAAATATTTCACAGAATGGTGTGGTCCATTGTCACAGATAGCTCTATTTCGTCACTAAATGTGAGCCATGTAACCATGGTTAAGATTTTTTATGATGAAAACTGCCATCTGCAAAGAATTGCAGACAGATACTGTGATAAATGtttgataaattatataaaacaaATATTCAGTAATTTATAGGGTACAACTAATCTCATCATAAAGAGATCATCATGGTACAATCAATCATTCTTACAATTAATCCTACCAAACACGAAACCTACATGACCTACAATAGAACAGAGCTATCTACTTTCTTCAGTTCTTGAATTCCAAGTTCTGAAATGCACATGAGTCTTAGCAAAAATGAATGCATGAAGTCCTGAAATTGAAAGGTCAGAGCAAAGTCAATCTAGGACTATGGACACAATACAAGGATACATTATCAACTATAACATTACCTTATTTTATAGCTGTAGTAAAATGGCTAAAGAACTAATGCATGTTGATATTAAAAAAAGTGCTTACAATCCAAATGTTTCAACACCGCTAAGCACAGCAATAACCAGCTTGGAACATAAGGGGTTTCACACCCTTGTACTTAATCTTTGTCCTATCCTTGTTCTGCATTATCCAAATAAGATATATGCTAATTGTGGTTGCTGATTTGCACACTCAAACTACATAAATAAGACAGCTactaaaattaaacatgatCATGTCTGATTCAAGAAATATATGGACTTGCACTTAACACAACAAATCAATTTTATcctgcatatacatatatgaaaaAAGAGATGCACTTCAATAATAGTAAGCATATTCTTAGCTATTCAGTGTGCTTACACTAGCCACTTTATTTTCTGAACTGTGCACAAATTTAGAGCATTAACACTAAGGTTTCTACTAGCACAACAATTCACTTAACAGTCAAAATAGTTGACAAGCAAGAATTTCCTGATTTTACACTATGTATCTACTTAAAAAAAGAGTCAAAGCAAGAACTGATCATTATGCAGGCCAAATAATTATCCAAAATGAAGTTCCCTACCAATATGAGAAAGTCTTAGTGCCTTGTTACCAGCCAATTGCACTGCCAAACACATGGCATTTCAACAGAATTGCACACAGAAACAGTGAATTGTACACTTAATGAGGCAGATACTCATAGGTCATATTTTAGATATCAATTTCACGAAAAATGTGCAAATAGCACAATGGTAAGACCTCTAGGTGTAAGACTACTAACTAGGGCTCGAACCCTGGTtatcgcaaaaaaaaagacccCTCATTGTGTGTTCCCTGTGGTCGTGGCGTGGTCGCTCAGCAATAGCGTGCGGGTTGTAGCTGGTTTTCGGGACCTTTTCTCAAACTTAATGCAATGACTTTGGGATATCTCTTCCCTTGGatcgaatttttttttattgatagtCTGTAATCAACACACAACACAACAGTAGAGGGAGAGATCATATTATAGAGCTTTGAGATGATTTTAGTTGTTATTATATCCGTTAGTGACTAAGTTGAGAGAAGATATAATTGCTGATTAAGAGCTAGTATATCTAGGGGTAAAAAGGCGTAAGGCACATTCTTGGCCCCATTTTAAGATACGGCGCTATAGTTTTTCAGTTTCCAGCTTCACATCCCCTCCGAGCCAATAACGATGCACAAGATTACAGAACAAGTTTACATACCTTGACTTCGACATGAAGAAGTCGAAGCAGATCACGGAACTGCAGGAGATACCTTGCAATCCCATCAGACATCAGGACACATGCTGGACCAAAGATGCACAAATGAAGCTGTCAGGCAACACCATCGTCTTCTGCTCTCCTCTCAGCAGACATCCCTAAATGCCATAGCTGCAACTGGCAAGCACGAGTCAAACGCCTTGCTACCACATCATAACCTACCCCCCATGTTCTTGCAAACCGAAGCACGCATTCTTGCGAGAACATGCTGTTTACCTAGGTCTTACGGGCGTGACATTTCATCGAACAAGGTGCAGGCAAGCTGACAAGGCCAGAACAAGGGAGATGGAAAACATGGAACACCGCTTTGCCTATGGGTCACTTGGTCACCGGGAAGTTCATCTGGCGGGTCACCCAGCCCGTGCACGCCGTCGCCAGCGCACCCCGTACCACAGCGCCATCCCAGTCAATGTCCCCGACCTTTTAGTGAAAACCCAATCGATCTCCCCAAATCCATCAGCAAGAATCAATTCTTTCAGTGCCACAACAACTCAGATAACACGAATCCAACCCAACCAAACAATACGTGAAAGGAAGGGGGGAAACTCGCCTAAATGGAATCCACGGGAGGTCGCAAGCACCAAATCGACACAACCTTCTTGGCGGCCTCCGCGTCCTCACTGCTACAACATGGAGGTCAAAGGAGTCAAGGGCAGGAGCTTGGATCTAGCCATTGATGATGTGGATCCGACCACCCCCCGCTGTGGAGCAACTCGCCGATGACACGTAGTGGAGGAGGTCCCCATGGACGCGTCGTGGAGAAGGTCACCGTCAACGTGCCGTGGAGCAGCTCGCCACCAACTGCCGTCGTGGAGGAGCTCACCGCCATTGGCCGTCCCTCGCtcaatggagagagagagagaggataaaTGCTCGGTGGAGAacgagaagagagagagagagagggggggaatGATAAGGTTTTAGATTTTTGGTGAGGGCAATGCGCGGGACTTGCGTTTTCCGGTTTCGCATGTGTGGGACTTGCATTTTTCTGTTTCGCGTGCGCATGGCCAAGCAATTTCGTGGGTGAGCCTAGGATGCGGCAGGGGCGCGCTCGGGTACAGCGGGCCACAAGCGGCTGCATTCGGTTTTTGTGACGACCAAGATCATCACCAAACATTTAATGACATCTTTAAAATAATCATTAAAAACATTTTAGAGTGTCATAGAATCTCCTCCCACGGATCGACACCAGGATGATGGATTTTATGACGATTCTGGTGCATCTTTAGTGAtaatatctatatttttatcatatatagtTGTGACACTTAAAATTTTGTGACGACATAGTATTTTTACCATCATAATATGATACAATACATGATAAAAAGGGCTGTCATCATgagtgtcggaggattaactccagtcgcagggatctcgagagacccctttttagagattcggccaggagatgatcctaaataagttcgtcggggaaataaatggaaatgaatgcaatggccggtggtgggggtgttgatctagtgcaaaaagaagtaaatacaccagaatttagacaggttcgggctgcacgggggcgtaatactctactcctgtatggatgcgataactgtcctgaggaagtccctcaaggatgttactGGTTACAAGGATGAGGGCCTATCTAAGATcttggagctccttgttcttcggctggaactgggctcagccttccttacagtgtttctcttgcgctgtgttcttcgtgtcgactcttggtctctgttttgctattcttcgtctcttgttCCGTCGCCCTTTCTCGttgtcgatcgatcgatcggtcCGGGGGCTAGGCTTACTTCTGTGccaccggctgctttaagtatccgccggccgagacatgccccgaacggaaggagggggcacgagttctgagacgccataaatcgaaagggcgtcatcatttcttctaggcgaagtgaccgggggtggaaaatacgtcgcacgcccggtcgcccgtcacaataaatgccctggcaacgggtgccgtggagagggcccaccgggcagccgcagggCAACCCGGCGTGCACGTCCTATCTTGTTCccctaccacagcagcgcggcagacggaacgctttggtccttacgatgttatcccgagacaagccggatggcacgggacgggacccgtgcaattaatgaccccacgcatctctgccaaaatatggcaggaactgacgctgagcgcggtgggagcagttggaggtgtcaggtcacgcacgctcattaaatgtggcctcgggcctttgaccggttgacacctcatcggtagaCCCCTCTgaggtctttctgggtcgtcggagtaccgagtgctcgggggtactgctTACATCCctgggcactctctcccgagaatgcctttccttgtcctcggggagccgagtgctcgggggtactgttcacctccccgagcactttctcccgagcactcttgcacggaccctcggggaaccgagtgctcgggggctgccgcgtgcagccccgagcactctctcccggaacttagctcttctgatcgtcgggggactagggtgctcgggagtgaccatatacctccccgagcactttcttcccggtacttggattccgtggatcatcggggaactggggtccTCGGAGCCACcaaccgtggccccgagcaccttctcccgggacttgatcttttcccATCCtataggagagacctcgcgggatggcgccatatggcggatggctggtctgacctcgggattcgggaacccccggttcctgatacaccgacaatgagGGTTttcatcataaaaaataaaaaaatttatatagcGACACAGACGAGTCATTGTCTCTTCCGACAAAATACATCTTCGATTGCGAGGGTTCTCGGCAATCGCGTCCTCCCACTCCCATCTCATCTACGCAAGCCCACAACCCACAACAGCATAAACCTTCTCATTGAGTCACCGTCTCCGTAGAAGAGGTCGGGCAGAGGTGGTGCATGatgcggcggccccgagcaagCAGCCTAGGCTGGCGCAAATGCGGAACGGGAGGTGGCAACCAACAGAGGGAGAGGGATCTCGGTGGCTGCTCGTGGAGAGGATGAGCAAAAGGTTTTATCCAGTAAGCAAGTTTGAGATGAGCAGATCGCTGCATGGCGATGACCGGGCAATTTGTCCCTCTGTTCTCTCTTTTGCGATTACTTAGGAGAGCCAAACAAAATAAGTAATCGATTCATTCGGTTAAGATTGCAGTGTATTAAGAGATTGTTTATGAATATGTTTGCATTCTATAACCAAACACTATCTAAGttcaatcaaaatattcaaagtcatattgatagtcaaaattaaaatatgttaATTGCATAATAATCATACCTTTTATGACTAAAGGGAGTATGAGTTCAACTTATCTATTCTTATTCTCCCCTCATGTCAAAAAAAGAAGGGTGaggatttttatttatttttttagaacaaGACCTTCCTAATGCCCAGGCTTCATTAAAGGCCTATAGGGGAGTTCAAGACGGATATCCAACCTCCGCCGGTTAGGCTCCACCCGCTATAGGGGAGTGCGATAAGGGTGAGGATTTTGCTACCACCCTGCTGATATCTGGCAGGCTTTACATCCAGCGGGCACCATGCATGTACGCCGGCCATCCGATACGCGCGAAAATTCGACCTCAGCCGCGCGCCGGTGAAAGGCGTCCAAAAATCAACTCTAACTGGACGTCCAAAAAGATGCATGCCACCATTTCCAAGGTACTTTGTAGTAtgtactccctccatttttcACTacgtattattttttatcattttatttatttttaaatacttgTCACTTCACATTTTTTTAGATGTAGTTTTCAATTTTATTCTTTCTTACAAAATAATATCTCTTACCACCTatattttgaattctagaatatTTGAAttactttttaaaaatattgttGTTATTTCTTATTTAAAATTAGTATTATCTTGATACACGTGTTTGGTTAAAAATGAAAGTATTGAAAAACCGATCGAGTATGTGTACGCCAAAGCTGCATGACCACAACGTGGCACGAATCTCGATCGTTGCTCGCTACATTGCAACGCTGCCTCTGTTTCATTGACTTTCCTGAGCACGCCATGGCTTCCGTTGACCTTCTGATCAAAGGAAAAGGAAGCAGTGCACCTAGTCTGGACGAGAAAAGTACTGTGGACGAGAACTTTGTACTTTCGATCGTATCCATTGATTCTGTTTGCAATGTCAACGATCATCGTGCAGTTTGCACACCACTTTGTACACTAGTATATATGAATCGGTCTGAGGTCAACCACAGCCAGGGCCGGTCCTGGGagagaaataaaatttaaaggcccctataaataaaataatatttatattttaattgaaaactAAATATATGTTACATTTAAAAGTTCACCATAAAGATAACTTTTTTGGTGACAATAGTAATACACTAAGAAGTAAAAATTATAGTATTTGACTACTAATGATAACACTTTTTAGAGAATATCACAATAGCCAAAATATAAAAGGAGTTCGTCATCCACTCATTCAttacctacaaaacaaagaaAACATTTATGAGTTTGAGTGCACAATGAtcatttaaaataaattattctaacatttttagatACAAAGTCATTAATGATTGTATCAACATCAATATCATACAGTAAATTCTTCTCAATGCATAATGTAGCCAAACAATTTAACCTTTTTTTGTGACATTGCTGATCTCAAATAGTTTCAATAATTTTAGCTTTGAAAATCTTCTTCATCTGATGCTATACTCAGtacaataaatatgatttaatAAGCAATAGAAATATTAGGATAACCATTTAATTATCATCCATTAATTGCGGTGAAGTAACTGAATCCGGGTAGGTTAGGAATCCATGAAATCGAAATTGTCTTCTCTATTGATTGCGGTGACATAAGATGAAGAATGTAAGGTGATTGTTGCAGCATTCGATTttgggaaagagaagaggaGTTCAGAATGGATTGTGGTATGGCCGCACGGGTTATCAGTCATTTTGTTCGTTAGTTGTGACCGCATGACAAGTGAAAAGCACAAATAAGGGCATCAACTTCTTCGGTTAGAGGCTTCACTATGTACTACATAGGCAGACCGTCGGCCTTGCTGCATATGCCCAGCGCCGACCCTAACTAAAGCCTGCTGCCGGTGCATCAACCGAGCCCAATAGATTAGGAGTATAacaagtgtgtgtgtgtattgtCATAGACGTGAGCTGCGAGGCATGACTGTTGGGCTGGCCCTTGGGCCCAATGTGCTGGAGGAGATCAACGCACAAAAGGGGAAGCAACAGCCAGGACATCGAAGAACTACAGACCAGAatagcttcttcttccttgagTCTCCCTCCTCGGCTCGGA
Coding sequences:
- the LOC133917791 gene encoding probable F-box protein At4g22030, whose product is MAALQAQRLFLTASSLSSSSTTSCATRPRRSSAARCRAALRAPTGLSTADGGLGLKLDWIPTTATSAAPAEYGAAKAVEKLRAIAEAAADRAEMHDIIGRQRDNWNHLLLHSTNSLALAASVMAALAPAAPTSIVALKASTGALLATAAVTMAAVNKIQPSQLAEEQRNATRLWRQLERDVRAALDLRTPLASADVQEAMDRVLALDAAYPLPLLPGMLDKFPKTVEAARWWPRRRQQQQLKTKSKSSVRRGGNGNGWSQDLEDEMRGLLRVLKAKDEHQYLTVGKLVLNLNRGLAVAGPVLASTAALAAAFIGAGEVGSWASGVAILGGALAAAANTVEHGGQVGMVFELLRNCAGFYHKLQEDIEATLGEADAERRENGEVFETKVALLLGRSTSDLKQFRRMASASFKDEDIKDFAGKLF